From the Bacillus sp. SM2101 genome, one window contains:
- a CDS encoding response regulator transcription factor yields the protein MSTKILVVDDEQSIVTLLTYNLQKAGFEVIVATDGQSGKQKAKSEKPDLIILDLMLPQIDGIEVCKQLRLEKVFTPILMLTAKDDEFDKVLGLELGADDYMTKPFSPREVVARVKAILRRMQISNQVNSESVEDQEAIIIGNLKIIPEHYEAYFLGEKLELTPKEFELLLYLCKNKGRVLTRDQLLSAVWNYDFAGDTRIVDVHVSHLREKIEMNTRKPIYIKTIRGLGYKLEEPKLDA from the coding sequence ATGAGTACAAAAATATTAGTGGTTGATGATGAACAGTCTATTGTGACATTACTTACATATAACTTGCAGAAAGCTGGGTTTGAAGTTATTGTAGCGACTGATGGACAATCAGGTAAACAAAAAGCGAAAAGTGAAAAGCCTGATTTAATCATTCTTGACTTAATGCTACCTCAAATTGATGGTATTGAAGTATGTAAACAACTGAGATTAGAAAAGGTTTTTACGCCAATTTTAATGCTTACTGCAAAGGACGATGAATTTGATAAAGTACTTGGCTTAGAACTAGGGGCAGATGATTATATGACGAAGCCTTTTAGTCCAAGAGAGGTTGTCGCTAGAGTAAAAGCGATTTTACGGCGTATGCAAATATCAAATCAAGTCAACAGTGAATCTGTTGAAGATCAAGAAGCAATCATCATTGGAAATTTAAAAATCATTCCAGAGCACTATGAAGCGTATTTTCTTGGTGAGAAATTAGAACTTACGCCGAAGGAATTTGAGTTACTATTATACTTGTGCAAAAACAAAGGAAGAGTCTTAACGAGAGATCAACTACTAAGTGCAGTGTGGAATTATGACTTTGCTGGAGATACACGTATAGTTGATGTTCATGTTAGTCACCTTAGAGAAAAAATTGAAATGAACACAAGAAAGCCAATATATATTAAAACGATTCGGGGATTAGGTTATAAACTGGAGGAGCCTAAACTAGATGCTTAA
- a CDS encoding MaoC/PaaZ C-terminal domain-containing protein, with protein MLLGKKRKLGRLINEISVGEKLSLTEKIEDKDLLLYLGLTNDSNPLYIQHDYASQTPYKKPIAPNIMLTGIITSAISKYLPGPGSHILKQDISFIHPVYHYGTVQFLFEVINVDESNHTIEIKIEATNEEDEKVLEGTTLVCPPHRLESLDGNALENF; from the coding sequence ATGTTGTTAGGCAAAAAAAGAAAATTAGGAAGATTGATTAATGAAATTTCAGTTGGTGAAAAATTATCTTTAACTGAAAAAATTGAGGATAAAGATTTATTACTCTATTTAGGACTAACAAATGATTCAAATCCATTATATATTCAGCATGACTATGCATCTCAGACACCTTATAAAAAACCAATAGCCCCTAATATTATGTTAACAGGAATTATTACCTCTGCAATCTCAAAGTATTTACCTGGACCAGGCAGTCATATACTCAAACAAGATATTTCCTTTATTCATCCTGTATATCATTATGGAACCGTACAATTTCTTTTTGAAGTCATAAACGTTGACGAAAGTAACCATACAATTGAAATTAAGATTGAAGCAACAAATGAGGAAGATGAAAAAGTATTAGAAGGTACTACACTTGTATGTCCACCCCATCGCTTAGAATCATTAGACGGGAATGCTTTAGAAAACTTTTAA
- the mdh gene encoding malate dehydrogenase, producing MTLKRKKISVIGGGFTGATTAFLLGQKELGDVVLVDIPQMENPTKGKALDMLEASPVQGFDSNIIGTSDYADTADSDIVVITAGIARKPGMSRDDLVQTNQKVMKSVTQEIVKYSPNCYIIVLTNPVDAMTYTVFTESGFPKNRVIGQSGVLDTARFRTFISQELNISVKDITGFVLGGHGDDMVPLVRYSYAGGIPLETLIPKERLDAIVERTRKGGGEIVNLLGNGSAYYAPAASLVEMVEAILKDQRRVLPSIAYLEGEYGFEGIYLGVPTILGANGIEKVIELELIEEEKSALSKSAEAVKSVMKVLV from the coding sequence ATGACATTAAAAAGAAAAAAAATCTCTGTCATCGGTGGAGGATTTACTGGTGCAACGACAGCATTTTTATTAGGGCAAAAGGAACTTGGAGATGTTGTATTAGTGGACATTCCTCAAATGGAAAATCCTACTAAGGGTAAGGCATTAGATATGTTAGAAGCAAGTCCTGTTCAAGGGTTTGATTCAAATATAATCGGAACATCTGATTATGCTGATACTGCTGATTCAGATATCGTAGTAATTACCGCTGGTATAGCACGTAAACCAGGAATGAGTCGCGATGATCTAGTGCAAACAAATCAAAAAGTAATGAAAAGTGTGACACAAGAAATTGTGAAATACTCGCCAAACTGTTATATCATTGTTTTAACGAATCCTGTTGATGCAATGACTTACACTGTATTCACAGAATCTGGATTTCCAAAAAATCGTGTCATAGGTCAATCAGGGGTACTGGATACTGCACGTTTTAGAACATTTATTTCACAAGAACTGAATATATCAGTTAAAGATATAACTGGCTTCGTATTAGGTGGTCATGGTGATGATATGGTGCCATTAGTACGTTATTCATATGCAGGTGGTATTCCACTCGAAACGTTAATTCCAAAGGAACGTCTAGATGCAATTGTAGAACGTACGCGTAAAGGTGGAGGAGAAATTGTTAACTTACTAGGGAATGGTAGTGCATATTATGCTCCAGCTGCTTCCCTTGTTGAAATGGTAGAGGCAATTCTTAAAGACCAACGTCGAGTCTTACCATCCATCGCTTATTTAGAAGGTGAATATGGCTTTGAGGGCATATATCTTGGTGTGCCAACAATCCTTGGAGCTAATGGTATTGAAAAAGTTATTGAGTTAGAGTTAATAGAGGAAGAAAAGAGTGCTCTGTCCAAATCAGCTGAAGCTGTGAAAAGTGTAATGAAAGTTCTCGTATAA
- the icd gene encoding NADP-dependent isocitrate dehydrogenase, translating into MTQGKKITVENGKLNVPNNPIIPFIEGDGTGPDIWAAASRVLEAAVEKAYNGEKSIIWKEVLAGEKAFNQTGEWLPEATLDDIREYIIAIKGPLTTPIGGGIRSLNVALRQELDLFVCLRPVRYFQGVPSPVKRPEDTDMVIFRENTEDIYAGIEYAKGSDEVKKVIEFLQNEMGVAKIRFPETSGIGIKPVSEEGTYRLVRSAINYAIKEGRKSVTLVHKGNIMKFTEGAFKNWGYELAEKEFGDKVFTWAEYDRIVEAEGKEAANKAQSEAEAAGKIIVKDAIADIFLQQILTRPKEFDVVATMNLNGDYISDALAAQVGGIGIAPGANINYESGHAIFEATHGTAPKYAGLDKVNPSSVLLSGVLMLEHLGWNEAADLITKSMEKSIASKVVTYDFARLMDGATEVKCSEFADELINNL; encoded by the coding sequence TTGACACAAGGGAAAAAAATTACGGTTGAAAATGGAAAATTAAATGTACCAAATAATCCTATCATTCCTTTTATCGAAGGTGATGGTACAGGGCCAGACATTTGGGCAGCAGCATCACGAGTGTTGGAGGCTGCAGTAGAAAAAGCGTACAATGGTGAGAAATCAATTATTTGGAAAGAAGTTCTTGCTGGTGAAAAAGCATTTAACCAAACAGGTGAATGGCTTCCTGAGGCAACACTTGATGACATTAGAGAGTACATAATTGCTATCAAAGGACCACTTACTACACCTATTGGCGGAGGTATACGTTCTTTAAATGTAGCTCTTCGTCAAGAACTAGATTTGTTTGTATGTTTAAGACCTGTTCGTTATTTCCAAGGTGTCCCATCACCTGTTAAGCGCCCAGAGGATACTGATATGGTTATTTTCCGTGAAAACACAGAAGATATCTATGCAGGGATTGAGTATGCAAAAGGCTCAGATGAAGTGAAAAAAGTGATTGAATTCCTACAAAATGAAATGGGAGTTGCCAAGATTCGCTTCCCAGAAACATCAGGTATCGGAATTAAGCCAGTGTCAGAAGAAGGCACATACCGCTTAGTACGTTCAGCAATAAATTACGCTATCAAAGAAGGACGTAAATCTGTAACGCTTGTTCATAAAGGTAACATCATGAAATTTACTGAAGGTGCATTTAAAAATTGGGGATATGAACTTGCGGAAAAAGAGTTTGGGGATAAAGTATTTACTTGGGCTGAGTATGATCGCATCGTTGAAGCAGAAGGAAAAGAGGCAGCGAATAAAGCTCAATCTGAAGCTGAAGCAGCAGGGAAAATTATCGTTAAAGATGCAATTGCTGATATTTTCCTACAACAAATATTAACTCGTCCAAAAGAATTTGATGTTGTTGCTACAATGAATTTGAATGGTGACTATATTTCTGATGCATTAGCAGCACAAGTTGGTGGTATTGGTATTGCCCCTGGTGCTAACATCAATTATGAATCAGGACATGCTATCTTTGAAGCGACACACGGTACAGCTCCTAAATATGCAGGTTTAGATAAAGTTAACCCATCTTCTGTACTTTTATCTGGGGTACTAATGCTTGAGCATTTAGGGTGGAATGAAGCTGCTGATTTAATCACAAAGTCTATGGAGAAGTCTATTGCTTCTAAAGTTGTAACTTATGATTTCGCACGTTTAATGGATGGTGCTACAGAAGTGAAATGTTCAGAGTTTGCTGATGAATTAATTAATAACTTATAA
- the citZ gene encoding citrate synthase, with product MTVTRGLEGIVATTSSISSIIDDTLTYAGYDIDDLAENASFEEVIYLLWNRKLPNKNELAQLTNELAENASIPQEIIDHFNMYPINEVHPMAALRSAISLLGLYDAEADKMDEEANYRKAIRLQAKIPTIVTSFSRIRKGLEPISPRTDLGFAANFLYMLTGEEPSDIAIEAFNKALVLHADHELNASTFTGRVCVATLSDVYSGITAAIGALKGPLHGGANEAVMKMLTEIGSVENVDPYIKNKFEQKEKIMGFGHRVYRKGDPRAKHLKEMSEKLTRITGETKWFEMSVKIEDLVTSEKPLPPNVDFYSASVYHSLGIDHDIFTPIFAVSRISGWLAHILEQYDNNRLIRPRAEYTGPSKQVYIPMEQR from the coding sequence ATGACAGTAACACGCGGTCTGGAAGGGATAGTAGCAACAACATCATCTATTAGTTCAATCATAGATGACACACTAACATACGCAGGATATGACATTGATGATCTTGCAGAAAATGCTAGTTTTGAAGAGGTCATTTACCTACTTTGGAACCGCAAATTACCTAACAAGAATGAGCTTGCACAACTAACAAATGAATTAGCTGAAAATGCAAGCATTCCACAAGAAATCATTGATCATTTTAATATGTATCCTATTAACGAGGTTCACCCTATGGCGGCGTTACGCTCAGCTATTTCCTTGTTAGGATTATATGACGCTGAAGCTGATAAAATGGATGAAGAAGCAAATTATCGTAAAGCTATTCGTTTACAAGCAAAAATACCTACAATTGTTACTTCTTTTTCACGTATACGAAAAGGTCTTGAGCCAATATCACCACGTACAGATTTAGGTTTTGCTGCTAATTTCTTGTACATGCTTACAGGTGAAGAACCAAGTGACATCGCTATAGAAGCTTTCAATAAAGCGTTGGTATTACATGCGGACCATGAGCTCAATGCTTCAACCTTTACTGGCCGTGTGTGTGTCGCAACGCTATCTGATGTGTATTCTGGTATTACTGCTGCAATTGGTGCACTTAAAGGGCCTCTTCATGGCGGTGCAAATGAAGCTGTAATGAAAATGCTAACAGAAATCGGGTCTGTAGAAAATGTAGATCCTTATATTAAAAATAAATTTGAACAGAAAGAAAAAATTATGGGCTTTGGTCATCGAGTATATAGAAAAGGCGATCCTCGTGCGAAACATTTAAAGGAAATGTCTGAGAAACTAACAAGAATTACAGGTGAAACAAAGTGGTTTGAAATGTCTGTGAAAATTGAAGACCTAGTAACATCTGAAAAACCACTTCCTCCTAATGTAGATTTTTACTCTGCATCTGTCTACCACAGCTTAGGAATTGATCACGATATATTTACACCTATATTTGCTGTAAGCCGCATCTCAGGCTGGTTAGCACACATATTAGAACAATATGATAACAACCGTTTAATTCGTCCAAGAGCAGAATATACAGGACCGAGTAAACAAGTTTATATCCCTATGGAACAGAGATAA
- a CDS encoding DUF441 domain-containing protein: MFSQSTAFLLILLAIGIIAKNQSLIIAIFVLLLIKLLGFDSKLYPYIQGKGINWGVTIITVAVLVPIATGEIGFKQLVEALKSPYAWIALLSGMAVAIIAKSGLTLLENDPHITAALVFGTILAVALFKAVAVGPLIGAGIAYICMRIFNIFG; the protein is encoded by the coding sequence TTGTTCTCTCAATCAACAGCATTCTTATTAATCTTACTAGCAATTGGAATCATCGCGAAAAATCAATCACTAATCATTGCTATTTTTGTCCTGCTACTAATAAAATTGCTTGGATTTGATTCGAAGCTATATCCTTATATTCAAGGTAAGGGAATTAATTGGGGTGTAACGATCATTACAGTTGCTGTATTAGTTCCTATTGCGACAGGTGAAATTGGGTTTAAACAACTTGTTGAAGCTCTTAAATCTCCATATGCTTGGATTGCATTACTGTCTGGAATGGCTGTTGCGATCATTGCAAAAAGTGGTTTAACGTTATTGGAGAATGATCCTCATATTACAGCAGCACTTGTATTCGGCACTATTTTAGCAGTAGCACTGTTTAAAGCTGTAGCAGTTGGCCCTTTAATTGGAGCAGGGATTGCATATATATGTATGAGAATTTTTAATATTTTTGGTTGA
- the ytvI gene encoding sporulation integral membrane protein YtvI, translated as MNLEYVYRGLRLLFVLAVITIGIIGLYYVSTVTYPFIIALIIAYLINPIVNLLERKAKIPRSLSIFITLILLFGIIAGLITLLVVEIVAGTEYLAKVVPEHFNTLMQYIEVFIASKIIPFYNQLAVFFKNLDAGQQDTIMQNISSVGTNIASSVGDFIQQVLENIPNLLAWVPNTGTVVVFSLLATFFISKDWDRLSGLMSKLLPRKARTSGKKVFFDLKKALFGFLKAQATLISITAIIVLIGLLILRVNYAITIALIIGFVDLLPYLGTGLILVPWIVYAAVSGDISLAIGLGILYIIILITRQIMEPKVLSSSIGLDPLATLVSLFIGFKLLGFLGLIAGPVILVIIKTLHSANIFNELYAYIIDKKES; from the coding sequence TTGAATCTTGAATATGTTTACCGTGGGCTACGCCTACTATTTGTATTAGCAGTAATAACGATAGGAATCATAGGACTTTATTATGTATCAACTGTTACATATCCGTTCATTATTGCGCTAATAATCGCTTATTTAATAAACCCGATCGTAAACCTCTTGGAACGTAAAGCAAAAATACCACGATCACTATCAATCTTTATTACCTTAATTTTATTATTCGGAATCATAGCAGGCTTAATTACACTATTAGTTGTCGAAATAGTTGCAGGCACAGAATATTTAGCTAAAGTTGTACCTGAACACTTTAACACACTAATGCAATATATTGAAGTGTTTATTGCAAGTAAAATCATTCCGTTCTACAACCAGCTTGCAGTGTTCTTTAAAAATCTAGATGCTGGGCAACAAGATACAATTATGCAAAACATTTCATCAGTCGGTACGAATATTGCGTCAAGTGTCGGAGATTTCATCCAACAAGTACTAGAAAACATTCCAAACTTATTAGCTTGGGTTCCTAACACTGGAACAGTTGTCGTTTTTTCACTACTAGCTACTTTTTTCATTAGTAAGGACTGGGATCGTCTGTCTGGATTAATGAGTAAACTGTTACCTAGAAAAGCAAGAACTAGCGGTAAAAAAGTCTTTTTTGACTTAAAAAAAGCTCTTTTCGGATTTTTAAAAGCTCAAGCAACTTTAATATCGATTACCGCAATTATCGTATTAATAGGGTTGCTCATTTTAAGAGTAAATTATGCAATAACAATCGCTTTAATAATAGGTTTTGTTGATCTACTTCCGTACTTAGGAACAGGACTTATTTTAGTGCCATGGATCGTTTATGCAGCTGTAAGTGGAGATATATCTCTAGCAATTGGGTTAGGGATACTATATATCATCATCCTTATTACAAGACAAATTATGGAACCTAAAGTATTATCATCTAGTATTGGTTTAGATCCTTTAGCAACGCTCGTATCATTATTCATTGGATTTAAACTGCTAGGGTTTTTGGGGCTAATCGCTGGACCTGTTATATTGGTAATTATTAAAACCTTGCATAGTGCAAATATATTTAATGAATTATATGCTTATATCATAGATAAAAAAGAGTCCTAA
- a CDS encoding FxsA family protein, with amino-acid sequence MLQMMIALIIIVPALEIGLLILSGNTLGIFPTIVLIILTGVLGAWLAKKQGIETLRNFQQQVSYGRPPGDAIIDGLCILVGGVVLLTPGFITDAIGFMLLIPMTRNILKPFLLKVIKKMIDRGNITIIR; translated from the coding sequence ATGTTGCAAATGATGATTGCACTTATCATTATAGTTCCAGCACTAGAAATTGGCTTATTAATATTGTCAGGTAATACTTTAGGTATATTTCCGACAATCGTTTTAATTATTTTAACTGGTGTTTTAGGAGCATGGCTAGCTAAAAAGCAAGGAATAGAAACATTACGTAATTTTCAACAACAAGTGAGCTACGGACGACCCCCAGGAGATGCAATTATAGATGGACTTTGTATACTAGTTGGTGGTGTAGTATTATTAACCCCTGGCTTTATTACCGATGCAATAGGTTTTATGCTACTAATCCCGATGACAAGAAATATTTTAAAGCCATTCCTACTCAAAGTCATCAAAAAGATGATCGACCGTGGAAATATAACGATTATAAGATAA
- the pyk gene encoding pyruvate kinase: MRKTKIVCTIGPASESVDKLVELMETGMNVTRLNFSHGDFEEHGARIKNIREAAKKTGKNIAILLDTKGPEIRTHTMESGAIELIDGSEVIISMEEVIGTPQKFSITYPGLIEDVEVGSKILLDDGLIGLEVIAINAELGEITTKVLNNGVLKNKKGVNVPGVKVKLPGITDKDANDIIFGIEQGVDFIAASFVRRASDVLDIREILEKHDAPNIQIIPKIENQEGVDNIDDILEVSDGLMVARGDLGVEIPAEEVPLVQKELIKKCNELGKPVITATQMLDSMQRNPRPTRAEASDVANAIFDGTDAIMLSGETAAGSYPVEAVGTMHSIASRAETALEYSQILAKRSKQTNPTIPDALSQSVAHTALNLGVNAIIAPTASGYTARMISKYRPKAPIIAVTGDKSTSRKLALTWGVYPITAKQANSTDEMLEVAVQASLDAKLISCGDLVVITAGVPTGEKGATNLMKIHVVGNVIAKGQGVGRKSAFGKAVVVSSQKDAKQKMTEGAILVTQCTDADMMSSLEMASAIITEEGGLTSHAAVVGLSLGIPVIVGVENATKIIKDGNEITVDGGLGTIYEGRTSVL; this comes from the coding sequence ATGAGAAAAACAAAGATTGTATGTACAATAGGTCCGGCTAGTGAAAGTGTAGATAAGTTAGTTGAGTTAATGGAAACAGGGATGAACGTAACTAGATTGAATTTTTCACATGGTGATTTTGAGGAGCATGGAGCACGTATAAAAAATATTCGTGAAGCTGCCAAAAAGACTGGAAAAAATATCGCTATTCTTCTCGATACGAAGGGTCCGGAAATTAGAACACATACGATGGAAAGCGGTGCAATTGAGTTAATTGATGGTTCTGAAGTAATTATTTCAATGGAAGAGGTTATTGGTACACCTCAAAAGTTTTCTATCACTTATCCAGGTTTAATTGAAGATGTTGAAGTTGGTTCTAAAATTTTGCTAGATGATGGTTTAATTGGCCTTGAAGTAATTGCAATTAATGCAGAACTTGGGGAAATAACAACAAAAGTATTAAATAACGGTGTATTAAAAAATAAAAAAGGGGTAAATGTTCCAGGGGTTAAGGTGAAATTACCAGGAATTACCGATAAAGATGCTAACGATATCATTTTTGGTATCGAACAAGGTGTAGATTTTATCGCTGCTTCTTTTGTTCGCCGTGCTAGTGATGTTCTAGATATTCGTGAGATATTAGAAAAACATGATGCACCAAATATACAAATTATACCAAAAATTGAAAACCAAGAAGGCGTTGATAATATCGACGATATACTTGAGGTTTCAGATGGATTAATGGTAGCTCGTGGAGATTTAGGTGTTGAAATACCAGCAGAAGAAGTTCCTCTTGTACAAAAAGAACTTATTAAAAAATGTAATGAGCTTGGAAAGCCTGTTATTACAGCAACTCAAATGTTAGATTCTATGCAACGAAATCCAAGACCTACACGTGCTGAGGCGAGTGATGTTGCAAATGCTATTTTTGATGGTACTGATGCTATCATGTTATCTGGGGAAACTGCTGCTGGATCGTATCCAGTAGAAGCTGTAGGTACAATGCACAGCATTGCATCCCGTGCCGAAACAGCATTGGAATACTCTCAAATTTTAGCAAAGCGTAGTAAACAAACAAATCCAACGATCCCTGATGCTCTTAGCCAATCGGTTGCTCATACTGCACTTAATTTAGGAGTTAATGCGATTATCGCTCCAACAGCGAGTGGATATACTGCTAGAATGATTTCTAAATATCGTCCAAAAGCACCAATTATTGCAGTAACAGGAGATAAATCTACTTCTCGCAAGCTTGCTCTTACTTGGGGTGTCTATCCAATAACGGCTAAACAAGCGAACTCAACTGACGAAATGCTTGAAGTAGCTGTCCAGGCATCATTAGACGCCAAACTTATTTCATGCGGTGATTTAGTCGTAATTACAGCAGGTGTTCCAACTGGTGAAAAAGGTGCTACCAACTTAATGAAAATTCATGTGGTAGGCAATGTTATCGCTAAAGGACAAGGTGTAGGTCGTAAATCAGCATTTGGAAAAGCGGTTGTTGTATCTAGTCAAAAAGATGCTAAACAAAAAATGACAGAGGGAGCTATATTAGTTACTCAATGTACAGATGCTGATATGATGTCATCTTTAGAAATGGCTTCAGCTATTATTACTGAAGAAGGTGGCCTTACAAGTCATGCAGCAGTAGTTGGACTGAGCTTAGGTATACCTGTCATCGTTGGTGTTGAAAATGCGACTAAGATTATTAAAGATGGAAATGAAATAACTGTTGATGGCGGCTTAGGAACGATTTATGAAGGAAGAACTAGTGTATTATAA
- the pfkA gene encoding 6-phosphofructokinase, producing the protein MKRIGVLTSGGDSPGMNAAVRAVVRKAIYHNIEVYGVYQGYAGLMSGNIKKLELGSVGDIIHRGGTMLYSARCEEFKTPEGQKQGIEQLNKHGIEGLVVVGGDGSYRGAKALTEHGYPCVGVPGTIDNDIPGTDFTIGFDTALNTVIDAIDKIRDTATSHERTYVIEVMGRLAGDIALWAGLAGGAETILIPEANYDMNEITNRLRSGHERGKKHSIIIVAEGVGSGVDIGNKIQEETNFETRVSVLGHIQRGGSPTAFDRVLASRLGAKAVELLLASKGGRAVGIQNNKLVDHDIIEALAQQHHIDEDMYKLSKELSI; encoded by the coding sequence ATGAAAAGAATTGGTGTGTTAACGAGTGGTGGAGACTCCCCAGGAATGAATGCGGCAGTTAGAGCAGTTGTTAGAAAAGCAATTTATCATAATATTGAAGTATATGGAGTGTACCAAGGCTATGCAGGTTTAATGAGTGGTAATATTAAAAAGTTAGAACTTGGTTCCGTTGGAGATATCATTCATCGAGGTGGAACAATGCTCTATTCTGCAAGGTGTGAAGAGTTTAAAACACCTGAAGGGCAGAAACAAGGTATTGAGCAGTTAAATAAGCATGGAATTGAAGGGCTTGTTGTTGTTGGTGGAGATGGATCGTACAGAGGAGCAAAAGCGCTGACTGAGCATGGTTACCCTTGTGTAGGTGTACCAGGAACGATTGATAATGATATTCCTGGAACTGATTTTACTATTGGGTTTGACACTGCATTAAATACTGTAATAGATGCGATAGATAAGATTCGTGATACTGCTACTTCTCATGAACGCACTTATGTTATCGAAGTAATGGGAAGATTAGCGGGTGATATAGCGTTATGGGCTGGCTTAGCAGGTGGAGCAGAAACAATTCTAATACCTGAAGCTAACTATGACATGAATGAGATTACTAATAGATTAAGAAGTGGACATGAAAGAGGTAAGAAGCATAGTATCATTATCGTTGCAGAGGGTGTAGGCAGTGGTGTTGATATCGGTAATAAGATTCAAGAGGAAACTAACTTTGAAACACGTGTGTCTGTATTAGGTCATATTCAACGTGGTGGATCACCTACTGCATTTGACAGAGTATTAGCAAGCCGACTAGGTGCGAAAGCTGTAGAGCTTTTATTAGCTAGTAAAGGTGGCCGAGCTGTCGGTATTCAAAATAATAAACTCGTCGATCATGATATTATCGAAGCGTTGGCACAGCAACATCATATTGATGAAGATATGTATAAATTATCAAAAGAATTATCAATATAG
- the accA gene encoding acetyl-CoA carboxylase carboxyl transferase subunit alpha, whose amino-acid sequence MVAELEFERPIIELTKKIAELKEFTQNSDVDLSAEIEKLEQRLKKLESEIYGNMKTWDRVQIARHPNRPTTLDYIERLFTNFMECHGDRYFGDDGAIVGGIAKYYGLPVTVIGHQRGKDTKENIRRNFGMPHPEGYRKALRLMKQAEKFQRTIVCFIDTKGAYPGKAAEERGQSEAIAKNLFEMAGLTVPVVCIVIGEGGSGGALGIGVGNHIHMLENSTYSVITPEGAASILWKDAALAKKAAESMKITAPDLKELGVIDEIIPEIKGGAHRDVDEQAKLIDVVLKQSISELKELDSATLVQERYRKYKTIGQISYENGYVEVK is encoded by the coding sequence ATGGTAGCTGAGTTAGAATTTGAACGCCCTATAATTGAACTAACTAAAAAAATTGCTGAACTGAAGGAATTTACACAAAATTCTGATGTGGATTTATCTGCTGAAATTGAAAAACTTGAGCAACGGTTAAAGAAATTAGAAAGTGAAATATATGGAAATATGAAAACGTGGGATCGGGTTCAAATAGCTCGTCACCCAAATCGCCCAACAACATTAGATTATATTGAACGTTTGTTTACTAATTTTATGGAGTGTCACGGAGACCGATATTTTGGAGATGACGGTGCAATCGTTGGAGGAATAGCAAAATATTATGGGCTTCCTGTAACTGTTATAGGACATCAACGGGGTAAAGATACGAAAGAAAATATTCGTAGAAATTTTGGAATGCCTCATCCAGAGGGATACCGTAAAGCATTACGTTTAATGAAACAGGCAGAAAAATTTCAGCGCACGATCGTTTGTTTTATTGATACGAAAGGTGCTTACCCAGGAAAAGCAGCTGAAGAAAGAGGCCAGAGTGAAGCGATTGCAAAGAACTTGTTTGAAATGGCTGGATTAACAGTCCCAGTTGTTTGTATTGTCATTGGAGAAGGTGGAAGTGGAGGAGCTTTAGGTATTGGAGTTGGAAACCATATTCATATGTTAGAGAATTCAACATATTCAGTAATCACTCCAGAAGGTGCCGCATCTATTTTATGGAAGGATGCAGCCCTAGCCAAAAAAGCTGCTGAATCGATGAAAATTACTGCACCAGATTTAAAAGAGTTAGGTGTTATTGACGAAATCATTCCTGAAATTAAAGGTGGAGCTCACCGAGATGTTGATGAGCAAGCTAAGCTAATTGATGTAGTTTTAAAGCAATCCATTAGTGAGCTAAAGGAATTGGATTCCGCAACTTTGGTTCAGGAAAGGTATAGAAAATACAAAACTATCGGACAAATCTCTTATGAAAACGGTTACGTAGAGGTAAAATAA